The following coding sequences are from one Aeromicrobium duanguangcaii window:
- a CDS encoding MCE family protein has translation MITQRVKVQLAIFLVGTLVVMTYIGINYAHVDRLFGSGYTVTVQMAEPGGIFTTADVTYRGVSVGRVTDMWLDGDGVKVEVRVDPGAPDIPADTDVVIASRSAVGEQFLDFQPRTDKGPFLDDDSVIARERTQVPVDTRTLLSNVSDLLGSVDNEDLSTVITELGTAFEGSSQDLKTIIDSSNSFITEADQKYEVTAALIKSSTTVLQTQVDSQNDIRAFAANLRSLSKAVRDSDQDLRKVIDSGAPTATTLRAVIDENAEDIAALLDDAITVNSVVRANLPGVRGVLVIAPYGVESAFSIIAKDSRTGQFAARMSLSLQPENSPCLKGYQPESKQRTPYDRTVERWDRSFTCAQKLERGARTPGATASSASGEAGGGVVLGTYDVATKQLVQGDETSTIPPALDLGEESWKWMMLGPAVAR, from the coding sequence CGGCACGCTCGTCGTGATGACCTACATCGGCATCAACTACGCCCACGTCGACCGCCTCTTCGGCAGCGGATACACCGTGACGGTCCAGATGGCCGAGCCCGGCGGCATCTTCACCACGGCCGACGTCACCTACCGCGGCGTCAGCGTCGGCCGCGTCACGGACATGTGGCTCGACGGCGACGGCGTGAAGGTCGAGGTGCGGGTCGACCCCGGCGCTCCGGACATCCCCGCCGACACCGACGTCGTCATCGCGAGCCGGTCCGCGGTCGGCGAGCAGTTCCTGGACTTCCAGCCGCGCACCGACAAGGGACCGTTCCTCGACGACGACTCGGTCATCGCCCGCGAGCGCACGCAGGTGCCCGTCGACACGCGCACGCTGCTGTCGAACGTCAGCGACCTGCTGGGGTCGGTGGACAACGAGGACCTCAGCACCGTGATCACCGAGCTGGGCACCGCGTTCGAGGGATCGTCACAGGACCTGAAGACGATCATCGACTCGTCCAACTCCTTCATCACCGAGGCCGACCAGAAGTACGAGGTCACGGCGGCGCTGATCAAGAGCTCGACGACCGTCCTGCAGACGCAGGTGGACTCCCAGAACGACATCCGCGCCTTCGCCGCGAACCTGCGATCGCTGTCGAAGGCCGTGCGCGATTCCGACCAGGACCTGCGGAAGGTGATCGACTCCGGTGCGCCGACGGCCACGACGCTGCGGGCGGTCATCGACGAGAACGCCGAGGACATCGCGGCGCTGCTCGACGACGCCATCACCGTGAACTCGGTGGTCCGTGCCAATCTGCCCGGCGTCCGCGGCGTGCTGGTCATCGCGCCCTACGGCGTCGAGAGCGCCTTCTCGATCATCGCGAAGGACTCGCGTACCGGGCAGTTCGCCGCCCGCATGAGCCTGTCCCTGCAGCCCGAGAACTCGCCGTGCCTGAAGGGCTACCAGCCCGAGTCCAAGCAGCGCACCCCGTACGACCGCACGGTCGAGCGGTGGGATCGCTCGTTCACGTGTGCGCAGAAGTTGGAGCGCGGGGCGCGTACCCCCGGCGCGACTGCGTCGTCCGCGTCCGGCGAAGCCGGTGGCGGTGTGGTCCTGGGCACGTACGATGTGGCGACGAAGCAGCTGGTGCAGGGCGACGAGACCTCGACGATCCCCCCGGCGCTCGATCTCGGCGAGGAGTCGTGGAAGTGGATGATGCTCGGTCCCGCGGTGGCGCGGTGA
- a CDS encoding MaoC family dehydratase — protein sequence MTREFDTIADLKAAVGQELGTSDWVTVTQDRINLFADATGDHQWIHVDPEAAAQGPFGKTIAHGYLTLSLLPVFTQQIYSVKSAVMGVNYGANKVRFPHPVPVDSRVRGTATLKETQDIAIGTQVVLTVVVEIDGVEKPACIADVVYVIAEG from the coding sequence ATGACCCGTGAATTCGACACCATCGCCGACCTCAAGGCCGCCGTCGGCCAAGAGCTCGGCACCAGCGACTGGGTGACCGTCACCCAGGACAGGATCAACCTCTTCGCGGACGCCACCGGCGACCACCAGTGGATCCACGTCGATCCCGAGGCCGCCGCCCAGGGCCCGTTCGGCAAGACGATCGCCCACGGGTACCTCACGCTGAGCCTGCTGCCGGTCTTCACCCAGCAGATCTACTCCGTCAAGAGCGCCGTGATGGGCGTCAACTACGGGGCCAACAAGGTGCGCTTCCCACACCCGGTGCCGGTCGACTCGCGGGTGCGCGGCACGGCCACCCTCAAGGAGACGCAGGACATCGCGATCGGCACGCAGGTCGTGCTCACGGTCGTCGTCGAGATCGACGGCGTCGAGAAGCCGGCCTGCATCGCCGACGTCGTCTACGTCATCGCGGAGGGCTGA
- a CDS encoding SDR family oxidoreductase: MSRRCVVTGAAGGIGLAIAEALVERGDRVLLADLDEQRLAEAGERLGQPWIAGDVAAEPGIAALIETADAEFGGIDLYVANAGVFRGFGLAADEFDWSLSWDVNVMAHVRAARALVPRWSVENPGVFAVTASAAGLLTQLGSPTYAVTKRAAVGFAEWLAATYGDRGVQVAALCPMGVATPMAEAGETVTDPQGRLAHASVTAAGETLTPQEAARVLLEAIDEGRLLALPHESVGTMYARKAQDTDHWVTGMQRFRSSLGD; encoded by the coding sequence ATGAGCCGGCGCTGCGTCGTCACAGGAGCCGCGGGCGGCATCGGCCTGGCCATCGCGGAGGCGCTCGTCGAGCGCGGCGACCGGGTGCTGCTCGCGGACCTCGACGAGCAGCGCCTGGCAGAGGCGGGGGAGCGGCTCGGCCAGCCCTGGATCGCCGGTGACGTCGCCGCCGAGCCCGGCATCGCGGCACTCATCGAGACGGCCGACGCCGAGTTCGGTGGGATCGACCTCTACGTCGCGAACGCCGGGGTCTTCCGCGGCTTCGGGCTCGCGGCCGACGAGTTCGACTGGTCGCTGTCGTGGGACGTGAACGTCATGGCTCACGTCCGTGCCGCGCGAGCGCTGGTCCCGCGGTGGAGCGTCGAGAACCCGGGCGTCTTCGCCGTCACCGCCTCGGCGGCCGGCCTGCTGACGCAGCTCGGATCGCCCACCTACGCCGTGACCAAGCGCGCCGCCGTCGGCTTCGCGGAGTGGCTCGCCGCGACGTACGGCGACCGGGGCGTCCAGGTCGCCGCGCTGTGCCCGATGGGCGTCGCCACCCCGATGGCCGAGGCCGGCGAGACCGTCACCGATCCGCAGGGCCGGCTGGCGCACGCCTCCGTCACGGCGGCCGGTGAGACGCTCACGCCGCAGGAGGCCGCCCGGGTGCTGCTCGAGGCGATCGACGAGGGCCGGCTGCTGGCTCTGCCGCACGAGTCCGTGGGGACGATGTACGCCCGCAAGGCGCAGGACACCGACCACTGGGTGACCGGGATGCAGCGGTTCAGATCGTCCCTCGGCGACTGA
- a CDS encoding class E sortase has translation MTPDVGPPRRERPELKPTPQLRPMRLLASALTVALLIGAGWAGWKYVGTNIVAKQRQGEMAVALADDWKGNRQGDAATDKLRIGQVFAVLRVPRFGDDFEVPVVAGVDDTALTSGVGWFPDTQRPGQIGNFAVAGHRVTNGQPFKDFPDLRAGDLVEVETRTHVYTYELQNSGTDTIVDFTDIWVVQPVPEKARKAKDQRSGAKPSEALLTLTTCSEIFHTDNRSAVFGTLVDAKHV, from the coding sequence GTGACCCCCGACGTCGGCCCACCGCGCCGCGAGCGCCCCGAACTGAAGCCGACCCCGCAACTGCGGCCGATGCGGCTGCTGGCCTCCGCGCTGACGGTGGCCCTGCTGATCGGCGCAGGCTGGGCCGGCTGGAAGTACGTGGGCACGAACATCGTGGCCAAGCAGCGCCAGGGCGAGATGGCCGTCGCGCTCGCCGACGACTGGAAGGGCAATCGCCAGGGCGACGCCGCGACCGACAAGCTGCGGATCGGGCAGGTCTTCGCCGTGCTGCGGGTGCCCCGCTTCGGCGATGACTTCGAGGTGCCCGTCGTGGCCGGGGTCGACGACACGGCGCTGACCTCGGGCGTCGGCTGGTTCCCCGACACCCAGCGCCCCGGCCAGATCGGCAACTTCGCGGTCGCGGGTCACCGCGTCACCAACGGTCAGCCGTTCAAGGACTTCCCCGACCTGCGCGCCGGCGACCTGGTCGAGGTCGAGACCCGCACCCACGTCTACACGTACGAGCTGCAGAACTCCGGCACGGACACCATCGTCGACTTCACCGACATCTGGGTCGTCCAGCCCGTGCCCGAGAAGGCGCGGAAGGCGAAGGACCAGCGCTCGGGCGCCAAGCCCAGCGAGGCCCTGCTGACGCTGACGACCTGCTCGGAGATCTTTCACACCGACAACCGCTCGGCCGTGTTCGGCACCCTGGTCGACGCCAAGCACGTCTGA
- the map gene encoding type I methionyl aminopeptidase — MAIELLTPAQIDEMRPAGRFVADVLTTLVETADVGTDLIELDALAHRMIRERGAESCYIDYAPSFGRGPFGYVLCTSVNDAVLHGLPHRYKLRDGDLVSFDFAVSVDGWVCDSAVSKVVGTPRDEDLRLIEATEVALARAIEVARPGKKVGDISAVIGETAREYGYPVNTQFGGHGVGRTMHGDPHISNDGKAGRGFPLKPGLVIAIEPWFLASTDEIRMDDDGWTIRSADGSRGAHSEHTIAITEGDPIIMTARG, encoded by the coding sequence ATGGCGATCGAGCTGCTGACCCCTGCCCAGATCGACGAGATGCGGCCCGCCGGCCGCTTCGTCGCCGATGTCCTGACCACCTTGGTCGAGACCGCGGACGTGGGGACGGACCTGATCGAGCTCGACGCCCTGGCCCACCGGATGATCCGGGAACGCGGCGCCGAGTCCTGCTACATCGACTACGCGCCGTCGTTCGGCCGCGGGCCGTTCGGCTACGTGCTGTGCACCAGCGTGAACGACGCCGTGCTGCACGGGCTGCCGCACCGCTACAAGCTGCGCGACGGCGACCTGGTCAGCTTCGACTTCGCGGTCAGTGTCGACGGCTGGGTCTGCGATTCCGCGGTCAGCAAGGTCGTCGGCACGCCCCGCGACGAGGACCTGCGCCTGATCGAGGCCACCGAGGTGGCGCTGGCGCGCGCGATCGAGGTCGCTCGTCCCGGCAAGAAGGTCGGCGACATCAGCGCGGTCATCGGCGAGACGGCCCGCGAGTACGGCTACCCGGTCAACACCCAGTTCGGCGGTCACGGCGTGGGCCGCACGATGCACGGCGACCCGCACATCTCGAACGACGGCAAGGCCGGCCGGGGCTTCCCGCTCAAGCCGGGCCTCGTCATCGCGATCGAGCCGTGGTTCCTCGCGTCCACCGACGAGATCCGGATGGACGACGACGGCTGGACGATCCGCAGCGCCGACGGGTCCCGCGGCGCGCACAGCGAGCACACGATCGCGATCACCGAGGGTGACCCGATCATC
- a CDS encoding acyl-CoA dehydrogenase family protein, with protein MDFAFDELTQDLIARMQSFMDEVVHPAEPLAHEQIQANYANDVWDIPAVIEDLKVEAKQRGLWNLFLPGEGGAGLTNLQYAPLAEIQGRSIQLAPPATNCAAPDTGNMEVLNQFGTEEQKKRWLEPLLAGEIRSAFAMTEPDVASSDATNIETSIVRDGDEYVINGRKWWITGAMNPKAEVFIVMGKTDPTAARHRQQSQILVPRDTPGLEIVRGMHVFGYHDRDHGGHAELRFTDVRVPVTNLIAGEGDGFAIAQARLGPGRIHHCMRSIGIAERAIELMCQRAQSRTAFGKPLADQGVIRDWIAESRVRIEQLRLLVLKTAWLMDTVGNRGAHTEIQAIKIATPRTVEWILDKAIQTHGGGGLSQDFPLAEMYAGIRTLRFADGPDEVHKNSLAKAELKRQGLR; from the coding sequence ATGGACTTTGCCTTCGACGAGTTGACCCAGGACCTCATCGCGCGCATGCAGTCCTTCATGGACGAGGTCGTTCACCCGGCCGAGCCGCTCGCGCACGAGCAGATCCAGGCCAACTACGCGAACGACGTGTGGGACATCCCGGCGGTGATCGAGGACCTGAAGGTCGAGGCGAAGCAGCGAGGTCTGTGGAACCTGTTCCTGCCCGGCGAGGGCGGCGCCGGTCTGACGAACCTGCAGTACGCGCCGCTGGCCGAGATCCAGGGCCGCAGCATCCAGCTGGCGCCGCCGGCGACGAACTGCGCCGCCCCGGACACCGGCAACATGGAGGTGCTCAACCAGTTCGGCACCGAGGAGCAGAAGAAGCGCTGGCTCGAGCCGCTGCTGGCCGGCGAGATCCGGTCGGCCTTCGCCATGACCGAGCCCGACGTCGCGTCCAGCGACGCCACCAACATCGAGACCTCGATCGTGCGCGACGGTGACGAGTACGTCATCAACGGCCGCAAGTGGTGGATCACCGGCGCGATGAACCCGAAGGCCGAGGTCTTCATCGTCATGGGCAAGACCGATCCGACGGCCGCGCGGCACCGCCAGCAGTCGCAGATCCTGGTCCCGCGGGACACCCCCGGCCTGGAGATCGTCCGCGGCATGCACGTGTTCGGCTACCACGATCGCGATCACGGCGGCCACGCCGAGCTGCGGTTCACCGACGTGCGCGTGCCCGTCACGAACCTCATCGCCGGCGAGGGCGACGGCTTCGCGATCGCCCAGGCTCGCCTCGGGCCGGGCCGCATCCACCACTGCATGCGGTCGATCGGCATCGCCGAGCGCGCGATCGAGCTCATGTGCCAGCGGGCGCAGAGTCGCACCGCGTTCGGCAAGCCGCTCGCCGACCAGGGCGTCATCCGGGACTGGATCGCCGAGTCGCGCGTGCGGATCGAGCAGCTGCGTCTGCTCGTCCTCAAGACCGCGTGGCTGATGGACACCGTCGGCAACCGCGGCGCCCACACCGAGATCCAGGCGATCAAGATCGCCACGCCGCGGACCGTGGAGTGGATCCTCGACAAGGCGATCCAGACCCACGGCGGCGGCGGCCTGAGCCAGGACTTCCCGTTGGCCGAGATGTACGCCGGCATCCGCACGCTGCGGTTCGCCGACGGCCCCGACGAGGTGCACAAGAACTCGTTGGCCAAGGCGGAGCTGAAGCGGCAGGGCCTGCGATGA